A single genomic interval of bacterium harbors:
- the uvrB gene encoding excinuclease ABC subunit UvrB, with the protein MNFELASDYKPKGDQPKAIEELSRNLEQGQTSQTLLGVTGSGKTFTMAQVIQKVQRPALIISHNKTLAAQLYSEFKEFFPKNAVAYFVSYYDYYQPEAYLPTTDTFIEKDASINMELDRLRLEATALLQERRDVIIVASVSCIYGLGSPENYQKMHLVVREGQEVPRTDFLKGLVDIQYARNDIDFSRGKFRVKGDVIEIFPAYGENPFRIEFFGDEVEKISEIDPVTGKAINHRTVLAIYPAKHYVVPHNVLQGAVFNIREELRTRLQELKKADKLVEAQRLEQRTLYDLEMIEEMGYCTGIENYSRHFDGRQPGQPPYTLMDYFPKDYLTFIDESHATLPQLRAMFNGDHARKRNLVDYGFRLPCAFDNRPLRFEEFEKKTGQIIYVSATPSEYELKRSNGRVVEQIIRPTGLMDPEVEIRPAVTQVDDLIGEVRDRVKKQQRVLVTTLTKKMAEDLSNYLKQLNVKVAYLHSDVETLDRIRIIRDLRLGTYDVLVGVNLLREGLDLPEVSLVAILDADKEGFLRSEVSLMQTAGRAARNVEGKVLFYADKSTESIRKTVAETQRRRALQAEYNKAHGITPATVKKQIRELLTTVYEADYYTVPIAAESRDEVYLLPEAIPRKIVALEKEMVQFAQKYEYEKAAELRDQIRQLRERIKSPT; encoded by the coding sequence ATGAACTTTGAATTGGCTTCGGACTACAAACCCAAGGGCGATCAACCCAAAGCCATTGAGGAACTTTCACGGAATTTGGAGCAGGGTCAAACTTCCCAAACCCTCTTGGGCGTGACCGGCTCTGGCAAGACCTTTACCATGGCCCAGGTCATCCAAAAGGTCCAACGACCGGCCCTCATCATCTCCCACAACAAGACCCTCGCGGCCCAGCTCTATAGTGAGTTCAAGGAGTTCTTCCCAAAGAACGCGGTGGCCTATTTCGTCAGCTACTACGATTACTATCAGCCGGAAGCCTATCTCCCGACGACGGACACCTTCATCGAGAAGGACGCCTCCATCAACATGGAGTTGGATCGGCTGCGGCTGGAGGCAACGGCCCTGCTCCAGGAACGCCGGGATGTCATTATTGTGGCCTCGGTTTCATGTATCTACGGTTTAGGGTCGCCGGAAAATTACCAAAAGATGCATTTGGTCGTCCGGGAGGGGCAGGAAGTTCCGCGGACCGATTTCCTCAAGGGTCTGGTGGATATCCAATATGCCCGGAACGATATCGATTTCAGCCGGGGTAAATTCCGGGTCAAGGGCGATGTGATCGAGATATTCCCGGCTTACGGCGAGAACCCCTTCCGTATCGAATTCTTCGGCGACGAGGTCGAGAAGATCTCCGAGATAGACCCGGTGACCGGTAAGGCCATCAACCATCGGACGGTCCTGGCCATTTATCCCGCCAAACATTATGTGGTGCCTCATAACGTGCTACAGGGGGCTGTTTTCAATATACGGGAGGAACTCCGGACAAGGTTGCAAGAGCTCAAGAAGGCGGACAAATTGGTGGAAGCTCAACGGTTGGAACAGCGCACGCTGTACGACCTGGAGATGATCGAAGAGATGGGATATTGCACCGGGATCGAGAATTACAGCCGTCATTTCGATGGCCGCCAGCCAGGACAGCCGCCCTATACCTTGATGGATTACTTTCCCAAGGATTACCTGACCTTCATCGACGAGTCCCACGCGACCTTGCCTCAATTGAGGGCCATGTTCAATGGCGATCACGCCCGGAAAAGGAACCTGGTGGACTACGGTTTTCGCTTGCCTTGTGCCTTCGACAACCGCCCCCTTCGTTTCGAGGAATTCGAGAAGAAGACAGGCCAGATCATTTATGTTTCGGCCACTCCTTCGGAATACGAATTGAAGAGGTCCAATGGAAGGGTTGTCGAGCAGATCATCCGTCCTACCGGCCTCATGGACCCGGAGGTGGAGATACGGCCCGCCGTTACCCAGGTGGACGACCTCATCGGGGAGGTACGGGACCGGGTCAAGAAGCAACAGCGGGTATTGGTGACGACCCTTACCAAGAAAATGGCCGAAGACCTGTCCAATTACCTGAAACAATTGAACGTCAAGGTGGCCTACCTTCATTCGGATGTGGAGACCTTGGACCGAATCCGTATCATCCGGGACCTTCGGTTGGGTACTTACGACGTTTTGGTCGGGGTGAATCTCCTTCGGGAAGGGTTGGACCTTCCGGAGGTCAGTTTGGTGGCCATTTTGGACGCCGATAAGGAAGGGTTCCTTCGATCCGAAGTGTCCTTGATGCAGACCGCCGGCCGTGCGGCCCGGAACGTGGAAGGGAAGGTCCTTTTTTATGCCGACAAAAGCACCGAATCCATCCGGAAGACCGTGGCGGAGACCCAACGCCGCCGAGCCTTACAAGCTGAATATAACAAGGCCCATGGCATTACTCCCGCCACCGTCAAAAAACAGATCCGGGAACTGTTGACCACGGTCTATGAAGCCGACTATTACACGGTTCCCATAGCCGCCGAATCCCGGGATGAGGTGTATTTGTTGCCTGAGGCCATCCCGCGTAAGATCGTGGCGCTCGAGAAGGAGATGGTGCAGTTCGCCCAAAAGTATGAATATGAAAAGGCCGCCGAACTGCGGGATCAGATCAGGCAGTTGAGGGAAAGGATCAAGAGCCCGACTTGA